One region of Syntrophobacter fumaroxidans MPOB genomic DNA includes:
- a CDS encoding DVU_1553 family AMP-dependent CoA ligase — protein sequence MKITPLQDWIAARMGTHGHRLSRADVERRQLLGLRETVRRASAESRFYSAHLGQLSEADIHSLDDLHRFPFTTARDLRRNPYSFLCVSQGNISRVVTLGTSGTSGEPKRVFFTSEDLESTIDFFRQGMSILAKRGDRVLILLPGERPGSVGDLLREALRRIGAQGIVHDPVNDVPGTLKRMAREHIGVLVGAPAQVLSLARQSDGKSAPRSILLSTDHVPAAIVEALRHIWNCEVFTHYGMTEMGYGGGVECGAHRGYHMREADLCFEIVHPETGRPEPDGVMGEVVFTTLTRVGMPLIRYRTGDLGRFLPDACPCGTVLKTMDRIEGRIDGRVPIAGGSVLTIAELDEALFPMDDLLDFEASISRGGNRDLLRIELSLRDAGKRGARDRALDALRTVPAIRSAELRGDLLVTLALRAPALPATGSTAKRTLVDNRNPERVS from the coding sequence ATGAAGATCACTCCCCTGCAGGACTGGATCGCGGCAAGAATGGGAACGCACGGGCATCGCCTGTCCAGGGCCGATGTCGAGCGCCGCCAACTGCTGGGGCTGCGTGAAACCGTGCGCCGCGCGTCGGCGGAAAGCCGCTTCTACTCCGCGCATCTGGGGCAGCTGTCGGAGGCCGACATCCACTCCCTGGATGACTTGCACCGTTTCCCTTTCACGACCGCGCGGGACCTCAGACGGAATCCCTATTCATTTCTGTGCGTTTCTCAGGGTAATATCAGTCGCGTGGTGACGCTCGGGACTTCCGGCACCAGCGGAGAACCCAAGCGCGTTTTTTTCACCTCTGAAGACCTCGAATCGACCATCGACTTCTTTCGGCAGGGAATGTCCATCCTCGCGAAGCGAGGCGACCGGGTGCTCATCCTGTTGCCGGGCGAGCGTCCCGGGAGTGTCGGGGATTTGCTGCGCGAAGCGCTGCGGCGCATCGGAGCGCAGGGAATCGTTCATGATCCGGTCAATGACGTCCCGGGCACCCTGAAGAGGATGGCCCGGGAACACATCGGAGTGCTTGTGGGAGCGCCCGCGCAGGTGCTGTCCCTGGCACGGCAAAGTGATGGGAAGTCGGCCCCGAGGAGCATTCTGCTCAGCACCGACCATGTCCCGGCAGCGATTGTCGAGGCCCTCCGGCACATATGGAATTGTGAGGTCTTTACCCATTATGGTATGACCGAGATGGGCTACGGAGGCGGTGTGGAATGTGGCGCCCATCGTGGCTATCATATGCGGGAAGCCGACCTCTGCTTTGAAATCGTGCACCCGGAAACCGGGCGACCGGAGCCGGACGGAGTGATGGGAGAAGTGGTGTTCACGACGCTGACCCGCGTGGGGATGCCCCTGATAAGATATCGCACGGGAGACCTGGGCAGGTTCCTGCCGGATGCCTGTCCCTGCGGTACCGTCCTGAAGACCATGGACCGGATCGAAGGCCGCATCGACGGCCGGGTGCCCATCGCCGGCGGATCGGTGCTCACGATCGCGGAACTGGACGAGGCGCTTTTCCCGATGGACGATCTCCTTGATTTCGAGGCCTCAATCAGCCGCGGGGGCAATAGGGACTTGCTGCGCATCGAGCTGAGCCTAAGAGACGCCGGCAAACGGGGAGCTCGGGACCGGGCGCTGGATGCCCTGCGAACCGTCCCGGCAATTCGTTCGGCAGAGCTTCGAGGCGATCTCCTCGTGACCCTGGCCCTGCGTGCCCCCGCGTTGCCGGCGACCGGAAGCACCGCCAAGCGAACTCTTGTCGACAATCGCAACCCGGAGCGTGTTTCATGA
- a CDS encoding XdhC family aldehyde oxidoreductase maturation factor: MNLYKTMVKLLEANTPFALATIVSRSGSAPRAPGTRMIVLADGAVEGSVGGGILEAGVLELAGDCFEHGKARIGTFNLTSADAREMGMTCGGRVRVLVQLIHPAEARHLELFRAVRSTLENRRQAWLIFEVPTEDKNADPVGMGLCPTDGPCVGNLDEETLRKVVLLAGTGPPQSVCCEGRSYLVEPLCHEAVVFIFGAGHISRQLAPLAKRVGFHTVVLDDREEFANRERFPDADRIVVPTGFDSVIPQLDIDENSYLVLVTRGHHYDGMLLGEALRTKAGYIGMIGSRRKRDAIYAELARKGFTSSDFQRVHSPIGLNIGAETPEEIAVSIVAELIQVRAGKNG, from the coding sequence ATGAACCTGTATAAGACCATGGTCAAGCTGTTGGAGGCGAACACTCCATTCGCCCTCGCCACGATCGTCTCCCGGTCCGGCTCGGCCCCGCGCGCCCCCGGCACCCGAATGATCGTCCTTGCGGACGGTGCCGTCGAGGGAAGCGTCGGAGGCGGGATCCTGGAAGCCGGAGTTCTGGAGTTGGCCGGAGACTGTTTCGAACATGGCAAAGCGCGAATCGGGACGTTCAACCTCACCTCCGCCGACGCCCGCGAGATGGGTATGACCTGCGGCGGTCGGGTCCGCGTGCTCGTCCAGCTCATCCACCCGGCCGAGGCTCGTCACCTGGAGCTGTTCCGGGCGGTGCGGTCCACTCTCGAGAACAGAAGGCAGGCTTGGCTGATTTTTGAAGTCCCAACGGAAGACAAGAACGCGGACCCCGTGGGAATGGGATTATGTCCCACGGATGGCCCATGCGTTGGAAATCTCGATGAAGAGACCCTGCGAAAGGTCGTCCTTCTGGCCGGCACGGGCCCGCCTCAATCGGTCTGCTGCGAAGGGCGCAGCTATCTCGTCGAGCCCTTGTGCCACGAGGCCGTCGTCTTCATTTTCGGGGCCGGGCACATTTCACGGCAACTGGCTCCCCTGGCAAAGCGTGTGGGGTTTCACACCGTCGTGCTGGACGACCGTGAGGAATTCGCCAACCGGGAGCGGTTCCCCGACGCCGACCGGATCGTCGTGCCGACCGGCTTCGATTCCGTCATCCCGCAGCTGGACATCGACGAGAACAGCTACCTGGTGCTGGTGACCCGTGGGCACCACTACGACGGCATGCTCCTCGGCGAGGCATTGAGAACCAAAGCCGGCTACATCGGCATGATCGGCAGCAGGCGGAAGCGGGATGCGATCTATGCCGAGCTGGCTCGAAAGGGCTTCACATCGAGCGATTTCCAGAGAGTCCATTCCCCAATCGGGTTGAATATCGGCGCCGAGACCCCCGAGGAAATCGCGGTGAGCATCGTGGCCGAGCTGATTCAGGTCCGGGCGGGGAAGAACGGATGA
- a CDS encoding DVU_1551 family NTP transferase, which translates to MTSTAGIAAVILAAGRSTRMDTSKPLLRLGAMTAIEQAVSRFREAGVEDLTVVVGFRADEITPVLDRIGVKWVLNADFDRGMLSSVLAGIERLQPDVEAFFLLPADIPLIKPGTLRALMRAYRLHAAPVLYPVFLGLRGHPPLISRACTAGLAATREGGMREHLRAHEERAVEVAVTDEGVLMDCDTPEDYRKLRAYASREDIPTERECRAFWERYDVPLDVRSHSDVVAEAARLLAVSLNRLGLDLDLDLVLAAGKLHDLAKGQPRHAVAGAAILEDAGYRRVARVVAAHTDIVPDTQAIREEDLVYLADKLVDGDELVSLDERFRKSFEKYANSPEIREAVKRRFEHAALIRERVQSTLECSVDELLVRHSNALRMLVAQRRNIFLIRHGAIRLPEKPKRFVGQLDLALSDRGIEQSEQLRERLRHVRLSAVFCSDLARSRETAAIIARPHGLCPEARPEMREIALGEWDGLTFDEVREKHPAAFAERGRDIVHFRPAGGESFMDCCLRVIPSFTSIIRETRGDLAVIGHAGVNRIILCQILGRPLADLFAIEQDYGCVNVIRQDGFAFELVSLNEKPHLEEETSGALP; encoded by the coding sequence ATGACGAGCACGGCCGGGATCGCCGCGGTGATTCTCGCCGCGGGCCGCTCGACGAGGATGGACACGTCGAAGCCCCTGCTGCGCCTTGGCGCAATGACGGCGATCGAACAGGCCGTGAGCCGGTTCCGTGAGGCCGGCGTCGAAGACTTGACGGTGGTCGTGGGCTTCCGCGCCGACGAAATCACCCCCGTTCTGGATCGCATCGGGGTAAAATGGGTGCTCAACGCCGATTTCGACCGGGGAATGCTCTCTTCCGTCCTGGCCGGAATTGAACGTCTCCAACCCGACGTCGAAGCCTTCTTTTTGCTCCCGGCGGACATCCCGCTCATCAAGCCCGGCACGTTGCGGGCCCTCATGCGCGCATACCGCCTCCACGCCGCACCGGTCCTCTACCCCGTTTTCCTGGGACTGCGGGGGCATCCGCCCCTGATCTCAAGGGCTTGCACCGCGGGACTTGCCGCAACCCGCGAAGGGGGAATGCGGGAACACCTGCGCGCTCACGAGGAACGCGCCGTGGAGGTGGCGGTGACGGACGAGGGGGTTCTCATGGACTGCGACACCCCCGAGGACTATCGCAAGTTACGGGCCTATGCATCGAGGGAGGATATACCGACGGAACGCGAGTGCCGGGCGTTCTGGGAGCGATACGACGTGCCGCTGGACGTCCGGTCCCATTCCGACGTCGTCGCCGAGGCGGCACGGCTGTTGGCCGTCTCCCTGAACCGGCTTGGTCTCGACCTGGACCTCGACCTGGTCCTTGCGGCCGGGAAACTGCACGATCTTGCCAAGGGGCAACCACGCCACGCCGTCGCGGGCGCCGCAATCCTCGAGGACGCGGGCTACCGGCGGGTGGCGCGGGTAGTGGCCGCTCACACGGACATTGTGCCCGACACTCAGGCCATAAGGGAAGAGGACCTGGTCTATCTCGCCGATAAGCTGGTCGACGGCGACGAGCTCGTGTCTCTCGATGAACGATTCCGCAAATCCTTCGAAAAATATGCGAATTCCCCGGAGATTCGGGAGGCCGTCAAGCGCCGCTTCGAACACGCCGCGCTCATCCGGGAACGGGTGCAAAGCACCCTGGAATGTTCCGTGGACGAGCTCCTCGTGAGACACTCGAATGCTTTGCGCATGCTCGTCGCGCAGCGCCGCAACATCTTCCTGATCCGGCACGGGGCGATCCGGTTGCCTGAGAAACCGAAGCGGTTTGTCGGCCAACTGGATCTGGCGTTGAGCGATCGCGGCATCGAGCAATCGGAACAATTGCGCGAACGACTCAGGCACGTCCGCCTGTCGGCCGTATTCTGCAGCGACCTGGCGCGATCCCGGGAGACCGCCGCCATCATCGCCCGGCCCCATGGGCTTTGCCCCGAGGCACGTCCTGAAATGCGGGAAATCGCCCTTGGAGAATGGGACGGCCTGACGTTCGATGAGGTTCGCGAAAAGCACCCGGCGGCCTTCGCGGAACGCGGCCGGGATATCGTTCATTTTCGCCCGGCGGGTGGTGAGAGCTTCATGGATTGCTGCCTGAGGGTCATCCCCTCCTTCACTTCCATCATCCGGGAGACCCGCGGGGACCTCGCCGTCATAGGCCATGCGGGCGTCAACCGGATAATACTCTGCCAAATCCTCGGCAGACCCCTGGCGGACCTTTTCGCGATCGAACAGGATTACGGTTGCGTGAACGTCATCAGGCAGGATGGATTTGCCTTCGAGCTCGTGTCATTGAACGAAAAACCGCACCTGGAAGAAGAAACATCCGGGGCCCTTCCCTGA
- a CDS encoding molybdopterin-dependent oxidoreductase: MAKKKVFSVCGMCSVRCPIEVESEDGVCTFIQGNPHAAGIEKALCARGGAGIALIDDDERPRHPLIRAGKRGEGKWRGVSWDEALDHVAGALKRIMESHGGRSILFSDRGGPFRDLHQAFVRGLGSPNYSNHDASCARNVEHAALSLFGLSRKDLVYDYRNAGHVVLQTRNLFESINVKEVNDLVAAISHGCKLTVVDIRHTRTAAKADRFFMIRPGTDYAFNLAVIHVLLRERLYDEDFAGRHIKDLDRLEAFVRPYTPRWAEGETGIPAEEIASLARSLAEAGPAVLWHPGWMTARYTDSFYVCRSAYIINALLGAIGAKGGLPLANTPGAVGRKGLKKLVDLFPKPGEKRADGVGWRHPQFDPGAGLLHLAFKAMQAGDPYPLKAYIAYRHDPLMGFPDPEALKGIFEKLDLLVSVTFSWSDTAWFSDVVLPLSPYLERESILACKNGLKPYFFVRQRAVEPRFDTRADWEILGGLAKRLGMVPLCFETIEDLWNYQLQGTGVRIEDFAATGMVPLVDKPHYRELDETALKTPSGRIELVSDRLEGAGLPSLKPYEPPKKAEKGKFRITFGRCPVHTQGHTMNNPLLHEQMPENVLWMNREAGENMNLENGEEVEVSGSGYRGRIKVRLTDFIHPEAVFLVHGFGHSLPVETRAFGKGLSDSLFMRGGLEVWDEAGGGVAMQEHFVTVTKIA, translated from the coding sequence ATGGCGAAGAAAAAGGTGTTCAGTGTTTGCGGGATGTGCAGTGTCCGTTGTCCCATTGAAGTGGAGTCGGAAGATGGCGTGTGCACGTTCATCCAGGGAAATCCTCACGCGGCGGGGATCGAGAAAGCGCTCTGCGCGCGCGGGGGCGCCGGAATCGCCCTGATCGACGACGACGAGCGCCCGCGGCACCCGCTCATCCGTGCCGGGAAAAGAGGGGAGGGCAAGTGGCGCGGCGTCTCCTGGGATGAGGCGCTCGACCACGTTGCCGGTGCTCTGAAACGGATCATGGAATCGCATGGCGGCCGGAGCATCCTATTTTCAGACCGCGGGGGGCCCTTTCGGGACCTGCACCAGGCTTTCGTGAGAGGTCTGGGTTCTCCGAACTATTCCAATCACGACGCCTCGTGTGCGCGCAACGTGGAGCACGCGGCGCTTTCTCTTTTCGGCCTTTCGAGAAAAGACCTGGTCTACGATTACAGAAACGCCGGGCATGTCGTTTTGCAGACCCGCAACCTTTTCGAATCGATCAACGTCAAAGAGGTCAACGACCTTGTCGCGGCGATTTCCCACGGCTGCAAACTGACCGTCGTCGACATCCGGCACACCCGCACGGCCGCCAAGGCGGACCGCTTCTTCATGATCCGCCCCGGGACGGATTACGCGTTCAACCTGGCGGTCATTCACGTACTGCTCCGGGAGCGACTCTACGACGAGGATTTTGCCGGGCGGCACATCAAGGACCTGGATCGACTCGAAGCGTTCGTGCGCCCCTACACGCCGCGGTGGGCGGAAGGGGAAACCGGGATTCCCGCGGAGGAAATCGCGTCGCTGGCCCGTTCCCTGGCGGAAGCCGGGCCCGCCGTTTTGTGGCATCCCGGCTGGATGACCGCGAGGTACACGGATTCATTCTACGTCTGCCGGTCCGCGTACATCATCAATGCTCTGCTGGGGGCAATCGGAGCGAAGGGAGGCCTGCCCCTGGCGAACACGCCCGGCGCCGTCGGCCGCAAGGGCCTGAAGAAACTCGTGGATCTTTTTCCCAAGCCCGGCGAAAAAAGAGCGGACGGAGTCGGCTGGCGCCACCCTCAATTCGATCCCGGCGCCGGGCTGCTGCATCTTGCCTTCAAGGCGATGCAAGCCGGGGATCCCTATCCCTTGAAAGCCTATATTGCCTATCGGCACGATCCGCTGATGGGGTTTCCCGATCCGGAAGCCTTGAAGGGAATCTTCGAAAAGCTCGACCTTCTCGTCTCGGTCACCTTCAGCTGGTCCGACACGGCGTGGTTTTCCGACGTCGTCCTGCCGCTGTCTCCCTACCTCGAACGAGAGAGCATCCTGGCGTGCAAGAATGGGCTCAAGCCGTACTTTTTCGTGCGGCAGCGAGCGGTCGAACCTCGGTTCGATACCCGCGCCGACTGGGAGATCCTGGGGGGCCTGGCAAAAAGGCTCGGTATGGTTCCCCTGTGTTTTGAGACCATCGAAGACCTGTGGAATTATCAGCTCCAGGGAACGGGAGTGCGCATCGAGGATTTCGCGGCCACCGGAATGGTTCCTCTTGTCGACAAGCCGCATTACCGGGAGCTGGATGAAACGGCGCTCAAGACTCCCTCGGGCAGGATCGAGCTGGTGTCCGACAGGCTGGAAGGTGCGGGGCTGCCGTCGCTGAAACCTTATGAACCGCCGAAGAAGGCGGAAAAAGGGAAATTCAGGATCACGTTCGGCCGCTGCCCCGTGCACACCCAGGGACATACGATGAACAATCCCCTGCTTCACGAGCAGATGCCCGAGAACGTCCTTTGGATGAACAGGGAGGCAGGGGAGAACATGAACCTTGAAAACGGCGAAGAGGTGGAAGTGTCCGGCAGCGGGTACCGAGGCCGGATCAAGGTCAGGCTGACCGATTTCATCCACCCCGAAGCGGTTTTCCTGGTGCATGGTTTCGGGCACTCTCTCCCCGTGGAGACCAGGGCGTTCGGCAAAGGTCTCTCCGACAGCCTGTTCATGCGCGGCGGCCTGGAAGTTTGGGACGAGGCCGGAGGAGGGGTCGCCATGCAGGAGCACTTCGTGACCGTGACGAAGATCGCCTGA
- a CDS encoding very short patch repair endonuclease — protein MAQRPCYKGLIPRSEGASAAARGASRKSNTKPELLLRRTLWGRGLRYHTNRFDLPGKPDIVFQRARVVVFVDGDFWHGNNWIERKAKLSRGHNADYWVKKIEQNIERDLVVSQKLCAEGWLVLRIWESEIYSDIDQVVHRIGVLLNFH, from the coding sequence ATGGCACAGAGGCCCTGCTACAAAGGTCTAATCCCTCGCTCTGAGGGGGCATCGGCAGCAGCCCGTGGGGCAAGCAGAAAATCCAATACAAAGCCGGAGTTGCTTCTACGCCGAACGTTGTGGGGCCGCGGTCTGCGGTATCACACAAACCGATTTGATCTTCCAGGTAAGCCTGACATCGTTTTCCAAAGAGCACGAGTCGTTGTATTTGTTGACGGGGATTTTTGGCATGGTAACAACTGGATCGAGCGCAAGGCCAAGTTGAGTAGAGGGCATAATGCAGATTATTGGGTAAAAAAGATTGAACAAAATATTGAGCGAGATCTAGTGGTTAGCCAGAAATTGTGTGCAGAGGGATGGCTCGTGCTGCGCATTTGGGAGTCAGAGATTTATTCCGATATCGATCAGGTCGTCCATCGCATTGGGGTGCTTCTTAACTTCCATTAA
- a CDS encoding PD-(D/E)XK motif protein, giving the protein MTNNKIEDLFELYNHLTVPSGTGDLYTARAINGHPRCRIAKDPQGNPALLFTARTVSRSIVDPPFDLRNLSFLPRCVCRVQVQDERESLETLAVLKCLSEDQMLRQYFLRSMSGFISTLPIAPTEGDVAVAVRKLVDLFRALEAPARKSLQGIWCELFLISRSHNIRQVATAWHPDPHALYDFVAGLQRVEVKSCSNSLRAHYFSLDQLLPQEGTVTVIASFVLNETGRGTSIADLWEEISGRPELTVEIRERLSLILALTLGRDWRKTRRVAFDTGLAARQLRLFDSTSIPRVDPCLPAEVTDVKFKAEVTNVKHLSPIAVAQWGGLFAAMFG; this is encoded by the coding sequence ATGACGAACAACAAGATAGAAGACCTATTTGAGCTATACAATCATTTGACTGTTCCATCAGGCACCGGTGATCTTTACACGGCAAGAGCGATAAATGGACACCCTCGCTGCCGAATCGCGAAAGATCCACAAGGCAATCCGGCACTCCTCTTCACTGCACGAACTGTCTCCCGTAGCATCGTCGATCCTCCTTTTGACCTTAGGAACCTGTCATTTCTGCCCAGATGTGTCTGCCGAGTTCAGGTTCAAGATGAGAGGGAGTCGTTAGAGACCCTTGCGGTGCTCAAATGCTTGAGTGAGGATCAAATGCTGAGGCAATACTTCCTACGCTCGATGTCAGGCTTCATCAGCACCCTTCCTATTGCTCCAACCGAGGGAGACGTAGCAGTGGCAGTCAGGAAATTAGTCGATTTGTTCCGAGCCCTTGAGGCCCCTGCGCGAAAGTCCCTCCAAGGGATCTGGTGTGAGTTATTTCTGATCTCACGATCACACAACATTCGCCAAGTTGCGACGGCATGGCATCCTGACCCGCACGCCCTTTATGATTTTGTTGCGGGTTTGCAGCGAGTGGAAGTTAAGTCCTGTAGTAATTCCCTGCGAGCCCATTATTTCAGCTTAGATCAGCTCCTGCCCCAAGAGGGAACCGTTACTGTGATAGCTTCGTTCGTCCTTAATGAGACTGGGCGAGGTACCTCTATTGCGGATCTTTGGGAGGAGATATCAGGGCGTCCAGAGCTAACAGTAGAAATTCGCGAGCGGCTTTCTCTGATTTTGGCCCTTACCCTGGGACGTGATTGGCGAAAAACACGGCGAGTTGCTTTTGATACAGGATTGGCTGCAAGGCAACTCCGACTTTTTGACTCAACATCGATTCCGAGGGTAGACCCTTGCCTGCCTGCCGAGGTTACAGATGTTAAATTCAAGGCCGAAGTCACCAATGTGAAGCATTTGTCTCCCATTGCTGTCGCACAATGGGGCGGCCTTTTTGCTGCAATGTTTGGATAG
- a CDS encoding Z1 domain-containing protein, whose amino-acid sequence MPNNGNHLIQIIESHPDDAMWQPVVGKVTSRLREYFVAKGVLPTDEAAHRVINEACRVLSQCAPVTGRTAARTGLVCGYVQSGKTASMTAVSALAKDNGYRIIILIAGTTTNLVAQNRERLETHLRKAAPEWSWLMLTNPRLRRNRQDIEPLAQEWRSEYYEEDDRRTLFISVMKNHTHLQKLAELLEAVDLSGFPAIIFDDEADQASLNTQPLELTASSTYRTIDELRRSLPFHTYLQYTATPQAPLLITRIDSLSADFAELVSPGEGYIGGRELFQSPSSNVRRIPQSEIYSDGNLPVEPPRSLISAMQAFFVGVAAGRMGPMNEHRSMLIHPSKATMTHRQYYNWANGLKSYWHQVLLTSGPDREELLEEFHGVHQDLADTCDQLPVFEEVQAKLPVAINQTFITLVNSVDGREVPWGNGYSHILVGGEKLGRGYTIKGLTVTYMPRSPGGWTADTIQQRARFFGYHSRYLGYCRIYLHPDVHTAYSAYVSHEEDMRSRLAEHAGRSLKEWRRMFYLDSRLEPTRRNVLSSPYFRPHLPDGWFSPRAPHLSPGNGLHNQEIVARLPGKLFMPHSIYHQHHHARVYLQELFRQVLAPLSYLDEEDALGLCVVNCNLKTVIDRDPEAQCVIYLMDGGRERLRRLNKGFIPQLFQGRSSAGAKSYPGDRAFFQDDIPTIQIHMLRVEGDGQTLNNVPAVAIKFAQQKDMLIHDEQQDRRPI is encoded by the coding sequence ATGCCGAACAACGGCAACCATCTGATCCAGATAATCGAATCGCATCCAGATGATGCCATGTGGCAACCAGTTGTGGGGAAGGTAACTTCAAGATTGCGCGAGTACTTTGTAGCAAAGGGAGTGTTGCCGACCGATGAAGCTGCTCATCGCGTGATAAATGAGGCATGCCGTGTGCTTTCTCAGTGCGCACCGGTCACAGGCAGAACTGCCGCGCGTACCGGTCTGGTATGTGGCTATGTCCAGAGTGGCAAGACCGCATCGATGACAGCTGTCTCGGCACTAGCCAAGGACAATGGTTATCGAATCATTATTCTCATCGCTGGTACTACAACGAATCTGGTGGCGCAGAACCGGGAGCGCTTGGAGACACATCTCCGCAAAGCAGCCCCCGAGTGGTCTTGGCTCATGCTTACCAACCCCCGACTTCGAAGGAATAGACAGGACATTGAGCCGCTCGCCCAGGAGTGGCGGAGTGAGTACTATGAGGAGGATGATCGCCGGACGCTCTTTATTAGCGTAATGAAAAACCACACACACCTCCAGAAGCTTGCAGAGCTTCTGGAGGCCGTAGATCTCTCAGGTTTTCCTGCCATCATATTCGACGACGAGGCCGATCAGGCCAGCCTCAATACGCAGCCATTAGAGCTCACTGCAAGCTCAACCTACCGCACCATCGACGAACTTAGGCGGTCGCTCCCGTTTCATACTTATCTGCAATATACTGCAACACCTCAAGCCCCGCTCCTCATAACTAGGATCGATTCGCTATCGGCTGATTTCGCTGAGTTGGTATCACCTGGAGAAGGATACATCGGCGGACGAGAGCTTTTTCAGAGTCCTTCTTCTAACGTAAGAAGGATACCCCAAAGCGAGATTTATTCAGACGGAAACCTTCCTGTTGAGCCCCCCAGGAGTCTCATTAGTGCTATGCAGGCTTTTTTCGTAGGTGTTGCAGCAGGACGCATGGGACCTATGAACGAGCATCGTTCAATGCTGATTCACCCGTCGAAGGCGACAATGACTCATCGTCAATATTACAATTGGGCTAACGGACTGAAGAGCTATTGGCATCAAGTTCTACTTACTTCCGGCCCCGACCGTGAGGAACTCCTGGAAGAATTTCATGGAGTGCACCAAGATCTCGCTGACACTTGCGATCAACTTCCAGTGTTTGAAGAGGTCCAGGCTAAATTGCCCGTGGCGATCAATCAAACATTCATAACACTCGTGAACTCCGTAGATGGCCGGGAGGTCCCTTGGGGAAACGGATACTCCCATATACTCGTGGGCGGGGAGAAGTTGGGCCGCGGATATACAATCAAGGGCCTTACTGTGACTTACATGCCGAGGTCTCCAGGTGGATGGACCGCAGATACAATCCAGCAGCGGGCACGATTCTTCGGGTATCACAGCAGGTATTTGGGATACTGCCGGATCTACTTGCATCCGGACGTCCATACGGCCTATTCCGCCTATGTGAGCCATGAGGAAGACATGCGTTCCCGTCTTGCTGAACATGCTGGGCGTTCACTCAAAGAATGGCGACGCATGTTCTACCTTGACAGTAGGCTGGAACCCACTCGGAGGAATGTTTTATCAAGCCCGTACTTCCGTCCGCACCTTCCCGATGGCTGGTTTTCACCCAGAGCTCCACACTTATCGCCTGGGAATGGCCTCCATAATCAGGAAATCGTTGCGCGACTTCCCGGTAAGCTGTTCATGCCGCACTCAATTTATCATCAGCACCATCACGCGAGAGTCTATCTTCAAGAACTATTCAGGCAAGTTCTTGCTCCCCTCTCTTATCTTGATGAGGAAGACGCGCTTGGCCTCTGCGTAGTCAATTGCAATTTGAAAACCGTCATTGATCGAGACCCCGAAGCTCAATGCGTGATTTATCTCATGGATGGAGGACGCGAACGATTAAGACGGCTTAACAAGGGGTTCATCCCTCAACTGTTCCAAGGTCGCTCTAGCGCTGGAGCAAAGTCCTACCCAGGAGATCGGGCATTTTTCCAAGATGACATCCCTACAATTCAAATCCACATGTTGCGTGTAGAAGGGGACGGACAGACACTCAATAACGTTCCAGCGGTAGCCATAAAGTTTGCTCAGCAGAAGGACATGCTTATCCATGACGAACAACAAGATAGAAGACCTATTTGA